GAGAGCAAAATAACTGGAACCGATGTTTTCTGTAGAAAATAAACGACGAAATCACTGTtcaggaaacaaaacaaacaTTTATAAAAACAGATCCAAAATCCGTCTAGCAATCTTAGAGAAtagaagaaaaagggagaaacaAAGGATTTGAAAACGATCTACTAATGAGACTAAAGATCTGAGCTATCACCAAGAAAATGAGAGAAACTGgtagagaaaataattaaaaattaagCAATTTCAGAAAAATTGAGAGTGGTTTTAGGAATAATAAGGTGATTTTAGATGAAGAAATAATGGTATTTGACTAGTCAAAGTTTCTTTCGGGTGGGTGAAAGTTGTACTACTTCATATCTCAGTTACCTTCCCTTCTGCTCATTTGTCCTATCATCAACAATTATTAAAGAGAGGGAGGGTCCATATCATGTATCTAGCTAACTGATTTAATTATAGTTTAGAGGGGAGATGGACTCTTGATCTTTTGTACTCAGATTGCTATTTTTAATCTCTTGGTGCTAGTTTGCTCCCTTCAAAGAaaagttagaaaaaaaaaaggtattttaAAGACACCAGTTGTGAAAATCATCATACTTGTGGGACATAACTTCGAACTTCATCATTACCAGAAAAAGAAACCAGTTGAGAACGAGCTTAccaaaaccaaagaaaaaaaagcTTAAGAAACCTTCGAGAGCAAAATAACTGGAACCGATGTTTTTTGTAGAAAATAAACGACGAAATCACTGTtcaggaaacaaaacaaacaTTTATAAAAACAGATCCAAAATCCGTCTAGCAATCTTAGAGAatagaagaaaaggggagaaacaaAGGATTTGAAAACGATCTACTAATGAGACTAAAGATCTTAGCTATCACCAAGAAAATGAGAGAAACTGGTAGAGAAAATAGTTAAAGTTTAAgcaatttcagaaaaaaaaaaagagtggttTTAGGAATAATAAGGTGATTTTAGATGAAGAAATAATGGTATTTGACTAGTCAAAGATTCTTTCGGGTGGGTGAAAGTTGTACTACTTCATCTCTCAGTTACCTTCCCTTCTGCTCATTTGTCCTATCATCAACAATTATTAAAGAGAGGGAGGGTCCATATCATGTATCTAGCTAACTGATTTAATTATAGTTTAGAGGGGAGATGGACTCTTGATCTTTTGTACTCAGATTGCTATTTTTAATCTCTTGGTGCTAGTTTGCTCCCTTCAAAGAAAAGTTAGAAAAAAAAGGTATTTTAAAGACACCAGTTGTGAAAATCATCATACTTGTAGGACATAACTTCGAACTTCATCATTACCAGAAAAAGAAACCAGTTGAGAACGAGCTTACCAAAACCAAAGAACAAAAAGCTTAAGAAACCTTCGAGAGAAAAATAACTGGAACCGATGTTTTTTGTAGAAAATAAACGACGAAATCACTGTtcaggaaacaaaacaaacaTTTATAAAAACAGATCCAAAATCCGTCTAGCAATCTTAGAGAATAGAAGAAAAAGGTAGAAACAAAGGATTTGAAAACGATCTACTAATGAGACTAAAGATCTTAGCTATCACCAAGAAAATGAGAGAAACTGGTAGAGAAAATAGTTAAAGTTTAAGCAATTTCAGAAAAAAAGAGAGTGGTTTTAGGAATAATAAGGTGATTTTAGATGAAGAAATAATGGTATTTGACTAGTCAAAGATTCTTCGGGTGGGTGAAAGTTGTACAACTTCAACTCTCAGTTACGTTCCCTTCTGCTCATTTGTCCTATCATCAAAAATTATTAAAGAGAGGGAGGGTCCATATCATGTATCTAGCTAACTGATTTAATTATAGTTTAGAGGGGAGATTGACTCTTGATCTTTAGTACTCAGATTGCTATTTTTTATCTCTTGGTGCTAGTTTGCTCCCTTCAAAGAAAAGttagaaaaaaaaaggtattttaAAGACACTAGTTGTGAAAATCATCATACTTGTGGGACATAACTTCGAACTTCATCATTACCAGAAAAAGAAACCAGTTGAGAACGAGCTTACCAAAACCAAAGAACAAAAAGCTTAAGAAACCTTCGAGAGAAAAATAACTGGAACCGATGTTTTTTGTAGAAAATAAACGACGAAATCACTGTtcaggaaacaaaacaaacaTTTATAAAAACAGATCCAAAATCCTTCTAGCAATCTTAGAGAAtagaagaaaaagggagaaacaAAGGATTTGAAAACGATCTACTAATGAGACTAAAGATCTTAGCTATCACCAAGAAAATGAGAGAAACTGGTAGAGAAAATAGTTAAAAATTAAGCAATTTCAGAAAAAAAGAGAGTGGTTTTAGGAATAATAAGGTgatttttgatgaagaaataatggTATTTGACTAGTCAAAGATTCTTCGGGTGGGTGAAAGTTGTACAACTTCATCTCTCAGTTACGTTCCCTTCTGCTCATTTGTCCTATCATCAACAATTATTAAAGAGAGGGAGGGTCCATATCATGTATCTAGCTAACTGATTGAATTATAGTTTAGAGGGGAGATGGACTCTTGATCTTTTGTACTCGGATTGCTATTTTTAATCTCTTGGTGCTAGTTTGTTCCCTTCAAAGAAAAGttagaaaaaaaaaggtattttaAAGACACCAGTTGTGAAAATCATCATACTTGTGGGACATAACTTCGAACTTCATCATTACCAGAAAAAGAAACCAGTTGTGAACGAGCTTACCAAAACCAAAGAACAAAAAGCTTAAGAAACCTTCGAGAGAAAAATAACTGGAACCGATGTTTTTTGTAGAAAATAAACGACGAAATCACTGTtcaggaaacaaaacaaacaTTTATAAAAACAGATCCAAAATCCGTCTAGCAATCTTAGAGAAtagaagaaaaagggagaaacaAAGGATTTGAAAACGATCTACTAATGAGACTAAAGATCTGATCTATCACCAAGAAAATGAGAGAAACTGGTAGAGAAAATAGTTAAAAATTAAGCAATTTCAGAAAAAAAGAGAATGGTTTTAGGAATAATAAGGTGATTTTAGATGAAGAAATAATGGTATTTGACTAGTCAAAGATTCTTCGGGTGGGTGAAGTTTAGATGAGAGATGAACTCTTGATCTTTTGTACTCGGATTACTATTTTTAATTTCTTGGTGCTAGTTTACTTCCTTTAAAGAAAagttagaaaaataaaaactgtATTTTAAAGACTTCATCTTTTTTGGTTCTTCCTCCCCTTCTCGGGGAGTACCGTGCTTTGAACCCGTGACTTTATGGTTATGTAGTGTCAGCTGCACCACAAAAGACAAGGAGGCGTTTGTGGCTTTTTGCACCATGATATCCACCCGAATTCAAGTCTAGACCAACTAGAGTCAGCCAGTAGACACATGCATATTTATTATTTCACATCAAGATAAACCTTTTTCATCACCATTGAAATCTGGTTATTACTCCTGCAACTAAAAATTTATTTCATCTTCTCtgattagaatttttttttttggatcaaattCATCTCCATTAGTTAAATCAATCTATGGAGAAAGTTCTTCTTGAAGATATCATCATACTTAACATATTTTCTAGGGTTCCATTTGAATCTCTATTTGAATGTCGATTAGTATCGAAGAAATGGAATTACTTCATCACTCATCTGTCTAAGCACCTCAattccccttcttcttcatcagattCAAAGGTTAGTTTCATTTCCTTAAACATGTTACAAAATCACAGATTCCAGCTTCTTTATCTAGAGTATCATGAAACTAATCAACAACTTAGAATTTCAAAGATCAATCATCCACTCATTAGGAGAGCACATTATAACTAATCCTATCTATATCTGTAATCCTGTTACTAGAGAATACATATTGTTACCAATTTGTACTGAAAATTGTTTGAAAGGTCGAAATGTATTTGGATTTGGTTACAACGATAAGACGAATGAATATAAGGTGGTTAGAATCTATTTTGAATCAGAGGAACATACAGAACCAGGAAAAGTCCAGGTATACACTCTTGGGGCTGGTACTGGGTGGAGAAACAAAGGGCAGGTAGCTTATTCGTTGCAAACGAATAATTCTTATTCACCGGGAATGAATGCAGATGGAGAGGTTTATTGGTTACACCAAGGTGTATTGGAGAAACATTGTGTCCCTGGTCAACCGATTAAATCAGACGAAGGTAGAGTTGTGGCCTTTAATTTGGCGGATGAGGTATTTCGGTTGCTTCCTAATCCGCCTTATTACACTATCCTTCCTTGTGGCAAAGAATTTGCAGTTTTTGTTTATCATCAAATCCAGGTTTTTAGGAGGCTGTCTGTGTTATATTCATAAAGAAAGATACGACACTATTAATATATGGTCATTCAAGAAGAATAATGATACTAATGGTTTGGTTGTCAATGAGAAGGAAGAGGATTCGTCTAATTGGAGTTTGGCAGCCACCGTGCACATCCAACGTGACAATGTTGCGCAATTCTTTGACCTTACAAAGAGTGGGGAGATTTTATATTGGGATGATAAAAAAACTGCTATAAGCTATGACCCGAAAACCGCAAGTATGAAAGAGCTTCTGAATGATGGTACTACTGGTTTGGAAGTTTTTGAAACGATTTGTCATGAGAGTAGCTTTGTTTCATTGAAAGCGTTGGGAGAAGAGAATGTGAAGATGTTCGATCGAATCAACTGATTAACTACTGTAGAGTACTGGAAGCTTTGCAATGGGCTTATGAGCTTCGCTATACCGTTTATCATCAAAGATGGTGCCAATCACATTTTGGAGCATAATTTAGGGTAAAAGTAGACCTCTGACCAAAAATTCGATACTTGTAGTATGACTATCAAACTAATCTTTATGTTGTTAGCACTTTCAACTGCAATATAGTTAGTAGACAGAACAGATAGTGTCGCTCAAAGGTCTAGGAGTTATGGCAGTGTTGTTGTTTACTCTATCCTTACTTGTTAGACTTCATTTAGTATTAGTTTACTTTGTGCTTGTGGGCATTTTAAGACGTTAGATTGTTCATGAATTTGACTGCCTTTATTTTGAAATGGATTGTACTGCTTTTCTTGTTTATTCATGTTTAGAATGTTCTGCATCTATGTTATTGTGGGGCCCACTTATCTTTTATATGAGGTGATTTCTTGTTGttcatttatcttttttatttttttttaagatttggaTGGTTATCAAGTACAATGAACTCAAATAACTCAAAATGAGATTCCAGTTCCTGGTCATCGGTTGAGTCTTTTGTTTCATGTTGTACTTTGGTTGCCATTAGCACTAATTTGATGCTAGTTACCCCCTTTTTAGGCAGCTTCCATTTTATCGATCCAAAGATAATATAAAAGTGCAGGTGCTATCATACGGTCTAAAGTAATCTGTCTATATGATGATCAAAAGTATTCCAGCTTCTGCTACATGTTCGTATTCTGAATCATTTCAGAGTTTCTTCTCGTCAGGCAAGGAACTCAACTCCTATTGAATGTTTTTGGACCCTCCTGATAAAGGTGAGGTGATGATTTTTGCGACGGCGCTGCGATGTGTAATCCAGGTCAAGCTGGAGCTGGAGTATTTGCTAGAGATTCTGCATGCTCGGTTCTTGGTACTTTGAGTGCTGGTTTGGGATGGAAAACAAATTTTGTTGCAGAGGTTAGTGCAGCAGTTGTTCCTGGTTTGGAGTAGGCTCCAAGATGGGGTGTGAGAATTTGTGTTAGATCCGACTCTGCGAGTGCTTGATGCAACGTTGGAGGGTAGCCAGTTCCTTTTATGATAATATCCGTTATATGTTTATGCTTTCCGTGAAGTTAATTTCGATGCTGATTTTTTATCTAAGCATGCTTGTTTGATAGCAGAAGATGATTTTGAGATGTCTGTAGGTTGACCTGATTCTCTACCGGCGGTGGAGATGGCCTTGGAAAACCTATTTTAAATTCAAATGAAtttttgttgatttgatggacGTTGTGTGTTTCATATCTTTTGCTTCTTAAGTTTTTGGGTTCTCATTGATCCTCTTTTCATGTAATCTTTATTTTTGGCTTTTGCTTTAATAAAAAATTTCGACTAAGCAAAAAAAAATCACTATCTCATGTGGGAAGCTGATCTgatgtgctgctgttgctggggAAGTGTTTTGAACCGCTGCTGGTTGTCATTGCTTGCTAGCTAGATGTCGTCAgtgtgttaaaaaaaaaaaaggtattttaGAATACctgatttttttctcttttcttcttcttctctgcaccAGCCTTGAACCCGTGACTTCATGGTTACGTGGTATGATCCACACCACTGAAGACGCGGAGGCGTGGTGCTAATTTGATGCAATTCAATTGTTTTAGTCCTTAAACTCACTACTATTTACGGGTGTACCACTTCCTTACCAATTGGTGTTTTCTGCAAATTATTACTGCTCCGGAAACTAATGAGACAACCAAATTAGAAAGACATTATATTAACATCTCTGAAAACTCGAAGTGAGCGCATTACAGTTTTAGACCATCATCCACTATACCAACAGAAGTGCCGCAAAGAAGTCACAATTTTGATCTTAAAAGAACAAGCTTGTTATAGGGCGGCATGTTTTATTAGAGGCGgattgtgatagtaatgtccctttagttggttagggaTGTCTTAAAGaggatgtaaattgactagaatACCCTCCCCATTTCTTAACCTaaatcaaaactaaattgaaaatttgttttctttcttcttctcttctcctcctcccatcaaccgtaacctccattaaaactcaaaatttcatcgtcttcgattaatcaatgattcgaaaattaatcaagtgtagtgtaatgacttatatgaagtatgttttgaaaaacccaattagggtttagtttattttgt
This DNA window, taken from Papaver somniferum cultivar HN1 chromosome 3, ASM357369v1, whole genome shotgun sequence, encodes the following:
- the LOC113360764 gene encoding F-box protein At3g07870-like, giving the protein MKLINNLEFQRSIIHSLGEHIITNPIYICNPVTREYILLPICTENCLKGRNVFGFGYNDKTNEYKVVRIYFESEEHTEPGKVQVYTLGAGTGWRNKGQVAYSLQTNNSYSPGMNADGEVYWLHQGVLEKHCVPGQPIKSDEGRVVAFNLADEVFRLLPNPPYYTILPCGKEFAVFVYHQIQEEDSSNWSLAATVHIQRDNVAQFFDLTKSGEILYWDDKKTAISYDPKTASMKELLNDGTTGLEVFETICHESSFVSLKALGEENVKMFDRIN